The DNA region CATGGGCGGCATCAGCAGATAACGGTTGTTGAGGTCGGTCCATTCGCGCACCAGATTCGGCGTGACCTTGCTCTTGTCCTCCACATTATGGAGGATGATCTGCCGCCAATATTCCTCTTTGTGATAGCCCTTGTGCGTCGCGTCCTCCGCGACGGCCTGTTTCAGCGCGTCGGGGAAGCTGGCGCTATCCATCACGAATTTGCCCACCGGGGCATTGCTGTAGATGAGGCCGGTGAGCCGGTCGTTATGCTGCGCAGCATAGGCCGCGCCAACGATACCGGAACTGGACGTCGACACCAGCAGGAACCGGCCGAGATGCAGCCGCTCGCGCAGCGCGTCGATGATCGCGATCTTGCGCTCCAGCGTATAGTCCGCCGTGGGTGACGGGCCGGACAGGCCAGCGGGCGGCAGGTCGAAGCGGACGACGCGATAGTGCGTCTTCAAGACTTTGGCCCATTGGTTCCACTGTCGCAGGCTGCCGAAGGAGCCGTGCAGCAGCAGGATCGTCGGCCCCCTGCCTTCATCGACATAATGGATCGGCTCGCCGTCGATCTCGACGAGCTGCGAGGCCGGTAGGGCGTAGCGTTCCCTAAGCGCTGCGTCGGACGGCAATGGCTGCGCCAGGACCGCAGGCGATGCCAGCAAGCCCATAAGCGCCAAAGGCCATTTCCACTTATGCATCGCCATCCTGCGTCTCCCCAATCCGAAACGTCATCCTCCTTCACCGGCAGCAGGGCGCGAGGGCGGCTGGCGCATCTGTCCGATCATCGGACAGCGGTTGGCATAGCGACCCGGCATAGACGCCCGTCCCCGCGCTCGCTACGGAGCGGGCATGATCGCTCTCCTGTCCCCCGCCAAGACGCTCGATTTCGAACGCGCCCTGCCGCCCCTTGCCGCGACGACGCCGCATTTCGCGGCGGAGGCCAGCAGCCTCGCTAGGTCGGCGGCGAACCTGTCGCAAAAGCGGCTGGCGGAGTTGATGCATATCTCGCCGCGTCTGGCGAAGCTGAATGCCGACCGTTTTCGCGACTTTGCCGACCTGCCGGAGCGGCAGGCGCTGTTCGCCTTTGCCGGTGACGTCTATACCGGCTTTGAAGCCGATACGCTGGACGAAGCGGGCATTGAATTTGCGCAGGATCATGTGCGAATGCTGTCCGGGCTTTACGGCTTGCTGCGCCCGCTCGACACGATACGGCCCTATCGGCTGGAAATGGGAACGCGCTGGGCGCCGCGGCACAAGAAGCTGACCGACTGGTGGAGCGACCGGATCGCGGCGCTGCTGCGGTCGCAATTGGAAGAGGAAGGGTCAGGCGTGATCCTTAACCTGGCGAGCCAGGAATATTATGCGGCGGTCGAAGGACGGTTGGCGGGCGTGCGCATCATCGATGTCGAGTTTCGCGAACCCGGTCCCGATGGTCCGCGCTTCGTCAGCTTCAACGCCAAGCGCGCCCGCGGCATGATGGCCCGCTGGCTGTGCGAGCATCATATCACGGATGCGGACGCGATGCGCGGCTTCGACAGCGACGGCTATCGGTTCGATGCCGACGAAAGCGACGCCGATCGCTGGCGTTTCACCCGCTCATGAGCGGCAAGGGGACATCCGCCGTCGTCATCGGCGCGTCGGGCGGGATCGGCGGGGCGTTCGAAGCCGCGCTGATCGAGGAAGGCGCGTTCGATGTCGTGCATGGCTTCGCCCGGTCGCGCACCGGGGCGCAGCATATCGACTTGCTGGACGAGGGCAGCATCGCTGCCGCTGCCGCGCAGGTCGCCAATGGGCCGCCGCCGACGCTGGTGATCGTCGCGACCGGGCTGCTCCACGCGCCAGGCCATGGTCCCGAAAAGGCGCTGCCCGATCTGGACCCGGACTGGCTGGCGCAGGTCTATGCCGTCAATGCGATCGGCCCCGTCCTCATTGCCAAGCATTTCCTGCCGATCATGCCCAAAGCGACCCGAACGGTGTTCGCCGCGCTGTCAGCGCGGGTCGGGTCGATTGGCGACAACCGGCTGGGTGGATGGCATGGCTATCGCGCATCGAAGGCAGCACTGAACATGCTGGTGCGCAACCTCGCGATCGAGGAGCGCCGTCGCAACGACCGCGCGATCGTCGTCACCTTGCATCCCGGCACGGTCGACACCGCGCTGTCGCGCCCGTTCCAGGGCAATGTCCCGGCCGGCCGCCTGTTCGATACGGAACGCGCCGCGTTGCAATTGCTGGACGTGATCGAGGCCTTGAAGGTGCCCGACAGCGGCAAGCATTTCGATTTCGAAGGGCAGGAAGTGCCCTTCTAACCCCTGTGACTGTTTTCTTTATTTAGGATCGGCCAATCCGCCGTTGGGCCGACGCGGTGCGAGGGGGACGAAGGACACCGGCTTGATCGGCGCTTGCGATGCCGCCTCGCCGATTTCGAACAGATGGTGGAGGAAGGATATCATCGCCTCCCGGCCCCTTTTGCTCAGTTCCACCAGCATACGCCGATGATCGCGCGGATCGTAGCGCCGGACGACCAGCTGCGCCGCCTCCAGGCTTTCGATCCGACGGAGCGTCCCGGTCGCGCTCTCGCCGGAAATTGCCATGGTATCCTTGACGCAGAGCGATCCGCCCTCCTCCGCCACGATGAACAGTTCCAGCATGATGTCCCAGGCGGAATCGCGAAACACATGTTTGGGGAAATGCTGCGAGCAATTGGCGCGCGCCTGCTGCGTCTGCCGCGCCAAGGCCAGCAGCGACGATCCGGATAGGTCCGGGGCCGATGAGTCCTGTCTGCTGCGGTCGCGCGAAGCCATGCGGTCATCCTTGCATTGCGGTTCGTGGAGCAAGCCCGAAGCTGGGCAAGCTAACTTAACACAATCTTCAAAGTCGTAATTTTATTACTACATTGCGACAGAAAATTTCTCCCTGCTATCGTGGTGCATGGGCTGCGCATCAGCCTTCAACTGATCGACCAACATATGCAGTCCGCTGCCATGCGATCCTTTGATCAGGATGATGTCGTCATCCTGCGTCACGGCCTTGAGATGGGCGTGGAGCTGATCGACATGGTCGGCATATAGTCCGCGACAAGCGACCGGCAGGCCCGCCCAGACGGGTGCGAACAGCGCTCCGACCACATGCACGCAATCAATGCCGTGATCGCCGATCAGCGACGCCAGCGCCCCATGATATTTGGCTGCATCCGGTCCCAACTCCAGCATTTCGCCTAGGATGGCGATGCGCCGACCGCCGGTGCGCGCGCCCAATAGGGCAAGCGCGGCCGCCATGGAGGCGGGATTGGCATTATAGGCGTCGTCGATCAGGGTAATCCGCCGTCCCCCGATCGTCAGCGCCAGCGTCTCGCCACGTCCCGCCAATGGGCGGAACGCCGCCAGGGCATCCATCGCCTGCCCCGCGTCCAGCGACAGGGCGGATAGGGTGGCGAGCACGGCCAGACTGTTGAGCGCCATATGCCGTCCGGGCGCTTGCAACGCATAATCGAGTAAAGCCACGGGCGTCTGCACCTGCACCCGCCCCGCCTGCTGGTCGATCAACCGGAAATCGGCATCCGCCGCTTCGCCATAAGTAATGACGCGCAGATCGCGGGCCAGCGCCATCGCGCGCACGCGGGGCAGTTCCGCCATATCGGCATTGAGGATGGCGACGCTGCCGGGCGCCATCCCTTCGAACATCGCGCTCTTGCGCCGGGCGACCGTGGCGAGATCGTGATGATATTCCAGATGCGCGGGCGCGATATTGGTGAAGACCGCGACATCGGGGCGGGTCAGCAGCGCGTTCTGCCGCATCCGGCCGATCGCCAGTTCCATGACGATATGCGGCGTGTCCCAGGGGATGGAGGCAAGGTTCCAGGCGATGCCATGGGGGAGGTTGGCGTTGAGCCGCGTCTCCCCGACATCGCCGAAGGGACGCAGCGCCTGCGCCAGCATGGCGACCATGCTGGTCTTGCCCGCGCTGCCGGTGACGCCGATCAGCTTGCCCGTCATCGCCGCGCGCGCATGACGGGCAAGCGCCAGGATCGCGTCGTCCGTGTCCGCCACCGCCAGCACCGGCGTGTCCGTGGCGGGCAGGCGATCGGGCGCGCTGGTGATGATGGCGGCCGGGCGCGGCGTCAGCGCATCCATCCGCGTGCGGGTCAGGCCACGCTCGCCGTCCCGGCCCTGCACGACGGCCATATCGCCCGCCCGAAAGCTGGGCGCGTAGAT from Sphingobium sp. HWE2-09 includes:
- a CDS encoding alpha/beta fold hydrolase codes for the protein MAMHKWKWPLALMGLLASPAVLAQPLPSDAALRERYALPASQLVEIDGEPIHYVDEGRGPTILLLHGSFGSLRQWNQWAKVLKTHYRVVRFDLPPAGLSGPSPTADYTLERKIAIIDALRERLHLGRFLLVSTSSSGIVGAAYAAQHNDRLTGLIYSNAPVGKFVMDSASFPDALKQAVAEDATHKGYHKEEYWRQIILHNVEDKSKVTPNLVREWTDLNNRYLLMPPMSAASRAASHERTPDDLPKISVPTLFLWGAQDHEASVDRDAQRGMALLGTKDKQLVVIPHCGHMLAIDCGDRALEGAMSFIRRVAKRPR
- the yaaA gene encoding peroxide stress protein YaaA, translated to MIALLSPAKTLDFERALPPLAATTPHFAAEASSLARSAANLSQKRLAELMHISPRLAKLNADRFRDFADLPERQALFAFAGDVYTGFEADTLDEAGIEFAQDHVRMLSGLYGLLRPLDTIRPYRLEMGTRWAPRHKKLTDWWSDRIAALLRSQLEEEGSGVILNLASQEYYAAVEGRLAGVRIIDVEFREPGPDGPRFVSFNAKRARGMMARWLCEHHITDADAMRGFDSDGYRFDADESDADRWRFTRS
- a CDS encoding SDR family NAD(P)-dependent oxidoreductase, giving the protein MSGKGTSAVVIGASGGIGGAFEAALIEEGAFDVVHGFARSRTGAQHIDLLDEGSIAAAAAQVANGPPPTLVIVATGLLHAPGHGPEKALPDLDPDWLAQVYAVNAIGPVLIAKHFLPIMPKATRTVFAALSARVGSIGDNRLGGWHGYRASKAALNMLVRNLAIEERRRNDRAIVVTLHPGTVDTALSRPFQGNVPAGRLFDTERAALQLLDVIEALKVPDSGKHFDFEGQEVPF
- a CDS encoding MarR family transcriptional regulator, which translates into the protein MASRDRSRQDSSAPDLSGSSLLALARQTQQARANCSQHFPKHVFRDSAWDIMLELFIVAEEGGSLCVKDTMAISGESATGTLRRIESLEAAQLVVRRYDPRDHRRMLVELSKRGREAMISFLHHLFEIGEAASQAPIKPVSFVPLAPRRPNGGLADPK